The Syntrophorhabdaceae bacterium genome window below encodes:
- a CDS encoding HD domain-containing protein: MSKTTFVSDITGNQHEVNDLFVVTKKGTYTAKNNTKYMMIGLKDATGSIEGRVWERVDELEGLFEKGDIVSIRSKARLYQDRLQLHITDIRKLDADLAVSDIAHFYPSGSKERSCLEKEHAEIVEEIGNPWLKELLRVFHDDAQLRDRFFSYPASTTVHHVYVGGLLDHSLSVARMGMAAASLIGGDRDIIITGSILHDIGKTQELDITRGFRFTDRGRLLGHITLGVMILEDMIRRIDGFPQELIDILTHIIVSHHGLEEWGSPKKPMFPEAIIVHHLDNLDSKVMGVKEHMKDNMADERWSEYHRLYEAKYYKIN; encoded by the coding sequence TTGAGCAAGACGACCTTTGTCAGCGACATCACCGGGAATCAGCATGAGGTCAACGATCTCTTCGTGGTTACAAAGAAAGGCACATACACCGCAAAGAACAACACAAAGTACATGATGATCGGCCTCAAGGACGCCACGGGGTCCATCGAGGGCAGGGTATGGGAACGCGTGGACGAGTTGGAAGGCCTCTTCGAAAAGGGCGACATCGTGTCCATACGGTCGAAGGCCCGCCTCTATCAGGACAGGCTGCAGCTGCATATAACCGACATCAGGAAGCTCGATGCCGACCTTGCCGTCAGCGATATCGCCCATTTCTATCCTTCCGGCAGCAAGGAAAGAAGCTGCCTGGAGAAGGAACATGCGGAGATCGTCGAAGAGATAGGAAACCCCTGGCTCAAAGAGCTCCTGAGGGTCTTTCATGACGACGCGCAGCTTCGGGACAGGTTCTTCTCATATCCCGCGTCGACCACCGTACACCATGTCTACGTCGGGGGGCTGCTCGACCATTCCCTGTCCGTGGCGAGGATGGGCATGGCCGCCGCATCCCTCATCGGAGGGGACCGCGACATAATAATCACCGGCTCCATCCTCCATGATATCGGAAAGACCCAGGAACTGGACATAACCCGGGGTTTCAGGTTCACCGACCGGGGCAGGCTCCTTGGCCATATAACCCTCGGCGTTATGATCCTCGAGGATATGATCCGGCGCATCGACGGATTCCCCCAGGAACTCATCGACATTCTCACACACATTATCGTCAGCCACCACGGCCTCGAAGAATGGGGGTCACCCAAGAAACCCATGTTCCCTGAGGCCATCATCGTTCATCACCTCGACAACCTTGACTCGAAGGTAATGGGCGTGAAGGAACACATGAAAGACAACATGGCAGATGAGCGCTGGAGCGAATATCATCGGCTATATGAAGCAAAATACTACAAAATAAACTGA
- the thiL gene encoding thiamine-phosphate kinase, whose product MEISENNLVESIRKFARKSNSVVRSIGDDGAVADLEAGQYVFAQDAMAEHVHFELSFMDPYYVGKKALYSNISDVLAMGARPLFYLVTAGIPARLSSGDILKMYRGMDRAAREFGVTLLGGDTVATARDLFIDISVIGKLASARYFGRDKAREGDLIAVTGKLGEAALGLKILKEGTGTAGMKNCIQRFLSPSPPYALWKELVKSDITDVMMDVSDGLVMDLSRMMNESRKQARIHVEKVPMPRQARQKGLEELALSGGEDYQLLFTFPREKLPAVTAIIEKGGAITIIGEVMAGRGVRVYRHGSEVASPKKGYDHFGGKP is encoded by the coding sequence ATGGAGATATCGGAAAATAATTTAGTTGAGAGCATTCGTAAGTTTGCCCGGAAAAGTAATAGTGTCGTAAGGAGTATCGGTGACGACGGCGCCGTCGCGGACCTCGAGGCCGGCCAATACGTCTTCGCGCAGGACGCCATGGCCGAGCATGTCCATTTCGAGCTCTCTTTCATGGACCCTTACTACGTGGGCAAGAAGGCCCTGTACTCCAATATATCCGATGTCCTGGCGATGGGTGCAAGGCCCCTTTTCTATCTCGTGACCGCAGGCATACCTGCCAGGCTCTCATCGGGGGACATTCTGAAGATGTATCGCGGGATGGACAGGGCCGCCCGGGAATTCGGTGTCACCCTTCTCGGCGGAGATACCGTCGCAACGGCTCGGGACCTCTTCATCGATATCTCGGTGATCGGGAAACTGGCCTCCGCGCGATACTTCGGCAGGGACAAGGCGCGCGAGGGTGACCTCATAGCCGTCACGGGAAAGCTCGGGGAGGCTGCCCTGGGTCTCAAGATACTCAAGGAGGGAACGGGCACGGCGGGGATGAAGAACTGTATCCAGCGCTTTCTGAGCCCCAGCCCACCCTACGCACTGTGGAAGGAACTCGTGAAAAGTGATATAACAGATGTCATGATGGACGTGAGCGATGGGCTCGTCATGGACCTATCGAGAATGATGAACGAAAGCAGGAAACAGGCCCGTATCCATGTCGAAAAGGTCCCCATGCCCCGCCAGGCAAGGCAGAAGGGACTCGAAGAGCTCGCCCTCAGTGGTGGAGAGGATTACCAGCTTCTTTTCACTTTCCCCCGGGAGAAACTCCCTGCCGTCACGGCGATAATCGAAAAAGGCGGCGCCATCACCATTATCGGCGAGGTGATGGCGGGCAGGGGCGTAAGGGTCTATCGGCACGGTTCGGAAGTTGCGAGCCCGAAAAAGGGCTACGATCATTTTGGGGGCAAACCTTGA